Within Saccharomonospora cyanea NA-134, the genomic segment CAAGTACGGGCTGGGCACCGTGGTGGCGACCGAGGGGGCGGGGCCGAGGGCCACGGCCACCATCGACTTCGGCAGCGCGGGAACCGTGCGCCTCATGTTGATCGGTAGCGTCCCGATGGTGAAGCTCTAGGCCGTGTTCCACGCCTCCCGCGTACCGGCTGCGCGGGAGGCGGTTTTTGTCGGTGGCTCCCGCTACTGTCTTCCTCGAACACAGGTTCGACGGGAGTGGGGTTCATGGCGGGTCGCGTCACAGCCGGGGTGGTGTCCGGCTCGGGGACAGGCGCGACGCACGGCGCGGCCCGGGGGTCGGTGGACTCCCGGGCCGCGTGGGTGCTCGAAGAGGGGTTCGCCGGGCGGCGAGGCCTCGCCTCGGTGAGCTCGGTGAGCTCGGTGAGCTCGGTGGTGTCGCGGTCAGAGGTAGACGCCGCGGGCGGCGAGCCAGGCCTGCGGGTCGATCTTCTGGCCGTTCTGGTGAACCTCGAAGTGCAGGTGCGGGCCGGTGGACTGGCCCCGGTTCCCGATGACGGCGATCTGCTCACCGGCCTTGACCCGCTGGCCCACGGAGACGGAGTAGCTCTCCATGTGGCCGTAGACGTGGATCGTGCCGTCGTCGAGCTGGACGCGAACCCAGAGGCCGAAGCCGCTGGCGGGTCCCGCCTCGATCACGGTGCCGTCAGCGGCGGCGACGATCGGGGTGCCGATGCTGTTGGCGATGTCGATGCCGTAGTGGGTGGTGCCCCAGCGGGCGCCGTAGCCGGAGGTGAACACACCTTGGGCGGGGGTCACGAACTTGGGGCGGGCGGCCTCCTCGGCGGCCCTGCGACGCTCCTCCGCCTCGCGTTCGAGACGCTCCTCGGTGAGCTCGGCGCTCTCGGTGAGCTTCTGCGCCTCGGCGGAGGCGTCGGTGGGGGCGTCGGCCATCTGGAGCAGGACCGGTGCGCCTGCGCGAGCGTTGCCACCGACGCCCGCGGCGCCTCCGGTGGTCATGGCCGCGTTCGCGTCGCTCGCGTTGGCCAAGGGGGTCACGTCGGTCTGGCGCTCGGTGGAGTCGCCGGACGCGGCCTGGAGTGTCTGTCCTGCGGCGGCGGCGGCGAACGCGCCTGCCGCGACGGCGGCCACCATCACGCGGCCCCGCAGCGCCGACGAGGGCGCGGGAAGCCGGTGAGAACCCCGGGCACGGATGACAGCACTGTCCAGTGCTTCTTCGAGTGCCGGGGAAGGACCTTGGCCGCCGGGGGAGCGATGTCGAGCCAAGACAGCGCCTTCCGTTACTCGGGGGAGCCAGTTCGCGAGCCACCGGGCGGGGGGACCCGGTTGAGCGGTGTCGGGGGTACCGCTCGCGGTTCGTGATCTGACCGTAATGGGGACTGCGGGACAGTAACGAAATGGTGGCGCTGGGGGCAAGATGCGGATCGCGGCCGGGGTGCGACAGAGGGTCGTCGCGGCGCGCTCGTCCCCTCATGACGACAGGTAGAGAGGGGTTTACCGATGGTGTGTGATGTGCGTTACAGTTAGGCAACCGGAGGTTTGAAACGGTGCCGGAGAGGTCTCGATCTTCGGGTTTCCGCCGGTCCGTCGTACGAGCCCGGTGAGCCCTCCCGGCAAGCCCTCCCGGCTACCCTCGTCGCCGGAAGTCCTCGCGGCGCGGGCGACCGTGCCCGGATGCGCCGCGTGCCGCAGATCCGTCACGGGGGTGGACCATCGGAACGCGACGCGGAGACGTGACCGCTACGCCGGCCGCGGGTGGTCCGCCCGAGCCTTCGGCGTCAGGTCCCGACCCCCGCCTGGTGCGTGCGGCGCTGGCCGTCGCACTCGTCGGCGCCGCCCTCCGGGTCGCGGGCGGGATCGCGCCGGTGCTGGAGGGAGCGGAACGCGGCTTCGCGAGTATCCCGCTGCTCGTGGTGCTCGCCGTCGTTCCCGTGGTGCCGGCTTGCGTGCTCGTCGCGCGCTCGCGCCCCGGTGCGGCTGCCGCCGTCCTGCTGGGCGCTGCCGTGCTCGCTCCGGGAGCGGCCGTGGCCGATCTCCAACTCGTCGTGGACCCGTCTGTGGCGTCCCGGCCGGAGCTGTACCTGCCGGTCGATCTGTCCCTGCCCGAGCCCCGGCTCGGTCTGTGGTCGCTGCTCGCAGGGCACGTGGCCGCGATTTCCTCGGGCCTGTTGGCGTTCGGTGCTCTGCGCGTCGAGTGGTCGGGCTCCGACCCGCTCGGCACCGAGGACCTCGGCGGTGCCGTCGCGGCGTGGCGACGTCGGTACCTGCTCGTCGCCCTGCCGGTCGCCGTGGTCGGGGCGTGCGGGTTGCTGATGACGCCGTTCTATTCGGACGACGTGTACCTGCTCGCGCAGAACGCCTTCGAGGGGCCGGGGATGGAGCTCGTGGGCGGCGTGCTGTGTGCGCTCGCGCTCCCCGTCGGCGTGGTGCTGCTCGTGGCGAGTTGCCGCGAGGCGGCCGTGGCGCGCGGCGCGCTGGCCGGGCTCGCGCTCGCGCTCGCGGCGGTGGGCGTGCCTCCGCTGGTGGCAGCCCTGGCCATGCCCTCCCTCGACGTCGGCGCGGGCTCGGTGTTGGCCGTCCTGGGTGTCGCGGGGCTCGGCCTGTTGGCGGCTCTCGGCTCCGACTCGTCCGGTCGTGAGGCCGGTGACGTGTCGGGGGAGGGGGCTCGGATGCCGGGGCGGCGCAGGTTGGAGGTCGCCACCGGAGTGCTCGCGGCGGTGACCGGCGCGCTGGCCGTGGCGGGTGCACTGCTGCCGCAGGTGCAGGTGAGCGGCGAAGGGCCCGCACCGCAGAGCCCCGCGCGATGGTTGTTGTTCGCGGCCGGGTTCGTGCTCGGTGTGCTCGGCCTCGCGCTCTTGGTCGACCGGCTCGCCCCGGTGGTGCGGCCGGCGGTGTCGGTGGCCTGGGCGGGCGTTCCGTTCACCGCCGCCGCGGTGTTGGACACGGCCCTCACCAGTGGGTACACGCCGTCGGTCTGGTCCGCGCCCGGCCCCGGCGGGCCACAGCTTCGGGAGTACCTGACGGCGGAGTCGATCGGCTCGGGGCCCGGCGTGCTGTGGGCCTGGCTGGCGATGGTGGGAGCTGTGGTCACCGCGTGCTGCTCGGTCGTGGCGGGTGTCGTGGAACGCGAGGACCTCGACGAGGGCGACGACGTTTCCGGTGCCGCGAGCGGGGTGTCGGGAGTGGGGCTTCGGATGCTCACCCCGCTGACGGCGGCGACGGTGCTGTCCGTCGCCGCGTTCGCGACCCCGATGGTGACGGCGCCGGAGTACGTCGAGACGGGATTGTGGTCCGACGTGGGCCCGCCGACCTGGGGCCTCGTCGTGGCGGTACTCACGGTGACGGGTGCTTGCGCGCTCGCGGTGCGGAGCAGGCCCTCGCGGGCGGCGGCGTTGCTCGCGGGTGCGGCCTGCGTCGTGGGCCTGCGGGCGGCCACCGTGCCTCTGGTCGGTGGCGAGATCGAGGGGTCGTCGGCGGGTCTCGGGTTGTGGTTCTCGCTCGCGGCGACCGTGGCCCTCGCCGCGTGCGCGACGATCGCCGTACTCGGTCACCGGCGGGCGTGACCGGGCGCGTCGCAGGGTACGCGATCGTTATCACCCGATAGTGTCAGAGTGGTCGTCGGCGAGCGCGATCTGCGCCACACCGCCCAGGTCAGAGGGGGTGCGGTGACCGAGTTCACCTGACGTGGGCGACGTCGCCGCCGGGCAGGTCGATAGGGTCAACGGCGTCCGGCAGCACGGTTTTACGAAAACCACATTGGCGTGTCGTCAGGAGACGGAAGTAGTGGACCTCTACGAGTATCAGGCGAAGGAGCTTTTCGCTGCCCACGGCGTTCCGGTACTGCCCGGAGCCGTGGTCGGTGAGGCCGAGGAAGCCCGCCGGGCGGCCGAGGAGATCGGCGGCCAGGTGGTGGTCAAGGCTCAGGTGAAGACAGGCGGCCGGGGCAAGGCCGGCGGGGTGAAGCTCGCCGCCGATCCGGCCGAGGCAGTGGAGAAGGCCCGGGCGATCCTCGGGCTGGACATCAAGGGACATGTGACGCGCCGGGTGCTGGTGACCGAGGCATCCGAGATCGCCGAGGAGTACTACTTCTCGTTCCTGCTCGACCGTGCCAACCGCACGTTCCTGGCCATGGCCTCCGCCGAGGGTGGCATGGAGATCGAGCAGCTCGCTGTCGAGCGCCCCGAGGCGCTGGCGAAGGTCCCGGTGAACCCACTGACCGGTGTGGACCTCGACAAGGCACGCGAGATCGTCACCGAGGCGAAGTTCCCCGAAGCGGTTCGGGAGAAGGCCGCCGAGGTGATCGTCAAGCTGTGGGAGACGTTCGTCGCCGAGGACGCCACGCTCGTCGAGGTGAACCCGCTGGTGCGGGACCCGAAGGACGAGATCGTCGCGCTCGACGGCAAGGTGACGCTCGACGACAACGCGGAGTTCCGGCAGCCGAAGCACGCCGACTTCGTCGACGTCGAGGCGGAGGACCCGCTGGAGGCCAAGGCGAAGGCCAAGGACCTCAACTACGTGAAGCTGGACGGGCAGGTCGGCATCATCGGCAACGGTGCCGGACTGGTGATGTCCACGCTGGACGTCGTGGCCTACGCGGGTGAGCGCCACGGTGGTGTGCGCCCCGCGAACTTCCTCGACATCGGTGGCGGCGCGTCGGCCGAGGTCATGGCGGCGGGGCTCGACGTGATCCTGGGCGACCCGGACGTCAAGAGCGTGTTCGTCAACGTCTTCGGCGGTATCACCGCGTGCGACGCGGTGGCCAACGGCATCGTCGAGGCGCTGAAGATCCTGGGCGACGAGGCGACCAAGCCGCTCGTGGTGCGGCTCGACGGCAACAACGTCGAGGAGGGCCGCCGCATCCTCGCCGAGGCGGCGCACCCGCTCGTGACGCTGGTGGACACGATGGACAGCGCGGCCGACAAAGCCGCCGAGTTGGCTTCGGCAGGTGCGTGAGAGACATGTCGATTTTCCTGAACAGCGAATCCAAGATCATCGTCCAGGGCCTCACCGGGTCCGAGGGCACCAAGCACGCCACCAAGATGCTGGCGGCGGGCTCGAACATCGTGGGCGGCGTCAACGCCCGTAAGGCGGGTCAGACCGTCACCATCAACGGCAAGGACCTCACCGTCTTCGGCACGGTCGCCGAGGCGATGAAGGAGACGGGTGCCGACGTCAGCGTGATCTTCGTGCCGCCGAAGTTCGCGAAGGACGCGGTCATCGAGGCCATCGACGCCGAGATCCCGCTCGCCGTCGTGATCACCGAGGGCATCCCGGTGCACGACTCGGCCACCTTCTGGGCCCACGCGTGCGCCAAGGGCAACAAGACACGCATCATCGGTCCGAACTGCCCGGGCATCATCTCGCCGGAGCAGTCCAACGCGGGCATCATCCCGGCCAACATCACCGGTCGCGGCAAGATCGGCCTGGTGTCGAAGTCGGGCACGCTGACGTACCAGATGATGTACGAACTGCGGGACATCGGGTTCTCGACGGCCATCGGCATCGGCGGCGACCCGATCATCGGCACCACGCACATCGATGCGCTGGAGGCGTTCCAGGCCGACCCGGAGACCGAGGTCATCGTGATGATCGGTGAGATCGGCGGGGACGCCGAGGAGCGGGCCGCCGAGTACATCAAGGCCAACGTCACCAAGCCCGTCGTGGGTTACGTCGCCGGCTTCACGGCGCCCGAGGGCAAGACGATGGGTCACGCCGGTGCGATCGTCTCCGGCTCGTCCGGTACGGCGCAGGCGAAGAAGGAGGCTCTCGAGGCCGCCGGTGTGAAGGTCGGCAAGACCCCCACCGAGACCGCCGAGCTCGCGCGCGAGCTGTACAAGGCGCTCTGACGCGGACGACGGCTGTGATGCCGTCTTCGGGAACGGGGCCGGGCACGCGGTGTGCCCGGCCCCGTTCCTTGTCCTGGCCGGTCTGTGTAAAAAGGCAGCGGAACAGCGAAACCGGACACGGCCTTCCCGCGTCGAAGAGGTGGGCGAGAAGTCGGCACACTCGAACGGGTTGCACGGTCGTGGAATCGCGCCCGCGCCGTGCCGTCGGCCGACCGCGCGTTTTCGAGCTCGAGACGACAGGAGAACACGGATGACCTTCCCGAGCGGCACGCCGGGTGGATTCCCGGGTCAGGGCCCGCAGCAGTCGAACCAGCCGTACCCGGGGGCACCGTCCGCCGGACGTCCGGCGCTGCCGCTGCCGCAGATCCTCCTGCTGGTGACAGGCGGCCTCGGGGTGCTCAACCTCTTCCTCGCCTTCGCGAACCTCGGCGGGAGCTCCAGCTTCTACGAGGCGGGGGCGGGTTGGATTCCCGCCCTGCTGCTCGTCGCCGGGTTGATCGCCGTCGTCGGCTACCTGCCTGGTGAGGCGAAGCCGGGACCCTGGCCCGCGGTGTTGTCGGTGGGGGTCGTCCTGGCCTTCCTCTTCACCGTGTTCCAGACCGGAGACCTCGGTGCGGGCGGTGTGCTGGTGCTGATCTTCGGTCTCCTGCAGATGGGCGCCGCGGTCGCCGCGTACCTGCTGGACGCGGGTGTCATCAAGCCCGGTGCGCCGAAGCCCCAGCCGTACGGTCAGGGCTTCGGCCCGCAGACGGGCGGCTTCGGCCAGCCCCAGCCTGCGCAGCACTCCCAGTTCGGCGCCACCCCGCAGGGGCCGCAGTCGGGCCCGCAGCCCCAGCAGCCTCAGCAGCCCCAGCAGCCTCAGCCGGGTTCGTCGCCGGAGACGTCGGGTGGCAGTGCGCAGCCCACCAAGTTCGCGCAGCCGGTGCAGCAGCAGCCCACCACGTACGCGCCGCAGCACGGCCAGTTCTTCCAGCAGCCGTCGGGCGAGTCGAACCCCCAGTCGGGCCAGACCGGCCAGACCGGTCAGCAGGGTGGCTCGAACCCCTCCGGGAGTTGAGTCGCAGGATGTGTCTCAGGAGGGTGAGCCCCGTCCCACCGCGTCGGCGGTGGCGGCGTGGCTCGTCCTCCTGACCGACGACAGGTGCGAGGGTGCCCACCATGGGCAGACCGACTGTGGCCGAGAGTGACGTGGGGTTCGACCGCGTCCGCGTGCTCCTCGGTGCCGCGGTCGGCCCGATCGTCACCGGGTACGCCATGGTGGCGAGCCTGCTGGTGGTGGTGACGGCCCTCGCGCCGCGAGCGGAGTTCTCCGCGACAGGTGTGCTGTCCGCGGCCTGTCCCGTGTGGTTGGCCGCGTACCAGGTACCGCTCGACATCGTGGGCGCGCCGCTGGGCGTGCTGCCGTTGCTGCCGACTTTCGCCGTCGTGTTCCTCGTGTTCCGCACGTCGTCGTCGGCGTCTCGTCGTCTCGACGACCTCGACGGGCGGCATGCGGGTTTTCTCGCCCGCGCTCTTCCGGTGGTGGGTGTGGTGGCGGGGGCACACGCGCTGACCGCCGTCGCGTTCGTCGGGGTGTCCACCGGGGCGGCTGTGGAGGCGAGCTTTCCCGAGGCGATCGTGTTGCCCACCGTCCTGGCCGCCGCGGCGGCGTTGTCGGGGGTGGCCGCCGCATCGGGCGGATGGCTTGACCGCCTCGATCCCCTGGCCGTGCGCGGGATGCGCGCCGGACTCGCCGCGTTCGGGGCTCTCTTCGGGTTGGGTGCCCTCGTCTTCGTGGCGGCGACGGTGGCGGCGTGGCCCACGCTGGGGGAGCTGTTCGACGCCTTCTCCCCCGAGAAGGGCAGCGCGGTGGGTATGTCGCTGCTGTCGATCGCCTACGTGCCAAACGCGGTGGTGCTCGCGACCAGTGTGCTCACCGGCGGTGGTTTCACGCTCGGACAGGTGTCGGTGAGTGCGTTCGCGATGACCCCCGGGCCGGTGCCCGCGGTGCCGCTGCTGGCGGGGCTGCCCGCGGAGTACGGCGCGTGGTGGCCGTTGTTGCTGGTGGTGCCGGTGCTCGTCGGGGCTCTGGTGGGCTGGTCTCTGCGCGACGTCGACGAGTTCGCAGGTGCGAGGCTGCGCGCGGTGTTCGTGGCCGGGGTGGTGTGCGGGTTCTGCGCTGTTGTGGTGGCCGCGTTCACCGGCGGCTCGCTCGGCGGTGGCCTCTACGATCCCGTGGCGCTTCGCGCCGAGGTGTTCTCCCTCACGGCTTTCGGCTTCGTCGTCGTGCCCGGCAGCGCGGTGGTGTGGCTGACCGGCCGAAAGAGGCGTTCGGGCCGCACCCCTCGGCGTCCACGACGGCGGCGGGGCCTTTAGGGTTGAGGCCACCAGCTCAGTTGCCGTGCGCGTAGCGCACCCCCGGCGAGGAGAACCCACTGGCTATCCGTTTGCGGCTTCCGGCGCGGGCGAGGACGGTGGTCCTCGCCTCCGGTTCGGGAACCCTGTTGCAGGCCGTGCTCGACGCGGCGGCCGAGGAGTCCTATCCGGCTCAGGTCGTGGCCGTGGGAACCGACCGGGAGGGAGCGCAGGCCCTCGCCAGGGCCGAGCGTGCGGGCGTGCCGTCGTTCACCGTGAAGGTCGCCGACCACCCCGACCGCGCGGCGTGGGACAAGGCCCTCACCGAGGCCGTCGCCTCCCACCGGCCCGACCTCGTGGTCTCCGCGGGCTTCCTCAAGATCCTCGGGCCGGAGTTCCTGGCCCGCTTCCCCAACCGGGTGATCAACACCCACCCGGCGTTGCTTCCCGCGTTCCCGGGCATCCGTGCCGTGGCCGACGCGTTGGAGCTCGGAGTCAAGGTCACCGGCTCCACGGTGCATTTCGTGGATGCGGGTGTGGACACCGGG encodes:
- the sucC gene encoding ADP-forming succinate--CoA ligase subunit beta; its protein translation is MDLYEYQAKELFAAHGVPVLPGAVVGEAEEARRAAEEIGGQVVVKAQVKTGGRGKAGGVKLAADPAEAVEKARAILGLDIKGHVTRRVLVTEASEIAEEYYFSFLLDRANRTFLAMASAEGGMEIEQLAVERPEALAKVPVNPLTGVDLDKAREIVTEAKFPEAVREKAAEVIVKLWETFVAEDATLVEVNPLVRDPKDEIVALDGKVTLDDNAEFRQPKHADFVDVEAEDPLEAKAKAKDLNYVKLDGQVGIIGNGAGLVMSTLDVVAYAGERHGGVRPANFLDIGGGASAEVMAAGLDVILGDPDVKSVFVNVFGGITACDAVANGIVEALKILGDEATKPLVVRLDGNNVEEGRRILAEAAHPLVTLVDTMDSAADKAAELASAGA
- a CDS encoding M23 family metallopeptidase, producing the protein MVAAVAAGAFAAAAAGQTLQAASGDSTERQTDVTPLANASDANAAMTTGGAAGVGGNARAGAPVLLQMADAPTDASAEAQKLTESAELTEERLEREAEERRRAAEEAARPKFVTPAQGVFTSGYGARWGTTHYGIDIANSIGTPIVAAADGTVIEAGPASGFGLWVRVQLDDGTIHVYGHMESYSVSVGQRVKAGEQIAVIGNRGQSTGPHLHFEVHQNGQKIDPQAWLAARGVYL
- the purN gene encoding phosphoribosylglycinamide formyltransferase is translated as MRLPARARTVVLASGSGTLLQAVLDAAAEESYPAQVVAVGTDREGAQALARAERAGVPSFTVKVADHPDRAAWDKALTEAVASHRPDLVVSAGFLKILGPEFLARFPNRVINTHPALLPAFPGIRAVADALELGVKVTGSTVHFVDAGVDTGPIIAQEAVVVEPQDDEATLHERIKAVERRLLVDVIAKLGRAGCTVDGRKVRFS
- a CDS encoding cell division protein PerM is translated as MGRPTVAESDVGFDRVRVLLGAAVGPIVTGYAMVASLLVVVTALAPRAEFSATGVLSAACPVWLAAYQVPLDIVGAPLGVLPLLPTFAVVFLVFRTSSSASRRLDDLDGRHAGFLARALPVVGVVAGAHALTAVAFVGVSTGAAVEASFPEAIVLPTVLAAAAALSGVAAASGGWLDRLDPLAVRGMRAGLAAFGALFGLGALVFVAATVAAWPTLGELFDAFSPEKGSAVGMSLLSIAYVPNAVVLATSVLTGGGFTLGQVSVSAFAMTPGPVPAVPLLAGLPAEYGAWWPLLLVVPVLVGALVGWSLRDVDEFAGARLRAVFVAGVVCGFCAVVVAAFTGGSLGGGLYDPVALRAEVFSLTAFGFVVVPGSAVVWLTGRKRRSGRTPRRPRRRRGL
- the sucD gene encoding succinate--CoA ligase subunit alpha, whose amino-acid sequence is MSIFLNSESKIIVQGLTGSEGTKHATKMLAAGSNIVGGVNARKAGQTVTINGKDLTVFGTVAEAMKETGADVSVIFVPPKFAKDAVIEAIDAEIPLAVVITEGIPVHDSATFWAHACAKGNKTRIIGPNCPGIISPEQSNAGIIPANITGRGKIGLVSKSGTLTYQMMYELRDIGFSTAIGIGGDPIIGTTHIDALEAFQADPETEVIVMIGEIGGDAEERAAEYIKANVTKPVVGYVAGFTAPEGKTMGHAGAIVSGSSGTAQAKKEALEAAGVKVGKTPTETAELARELYKAL
- a CDS encoding DUF5336 domain-containing protein produces the protein MTFPSGTPGGFPGQGPQQSNQPYPGAPSAGRPALPLPQILLLVTGGLGVLNLFLAFANLGGSSSFYEAGAGWIPALLLVAGLIAVVGYLPGEAKPGPWPAVLSVGVVLAFLFTVFQTGDLGAGGVLVLIFGLLQMGAAVAAYLLDAGVIKPGAPKPQPYGQGFGPQTGGFGQPQPAQHSQFGATPQGPQSGPQPQQPQQPQQPQPGSSPETSGGSAQPTKFAQPVQQQPTTYAPQHGQFFQQPSGESNPQSGQTGQTGQQGGSNPSGS